One window of Quercus robur chromosome 12, dhQueRobu3.1, whole genome shotgun sequence genomic DNA carries:
- the LOC126709498 gene encoding rapid alkalinization factor-like, with translation MANSTSFIMAFYMLLITTLMMIYSTNASLDHSLSWVPRKPSNHCQGSIAECMADGNEFDMDSEINRRILATTQYISYSALQRNTVPCSLRGASYYNCKAGAQANPYSRGCSAITQCRS, from the coding sequence atggctAACTCAACCTCTTTTATCATGGCCTTCTACATGTTACTGATCACAACCCTGATGATGATCTACTCCACCAACGCAAGCTTGGACCACAGCTTGAGCTGGGTGCCAAGGAAACCCTCAAACCACTGCCAAGGTTCCATTGCTGAGTGCATGGCCGATGGCAATGAATTTGACATGGACTCTGAGATCAACAGGCGCATCTTGGCAACCACTCAGTACATAAGCTATTCAGCACTGCAAAGGAACACTGTGCCATGCTCTCTAAGAGGTGCCTCCTACTACAACTGCAAGGCTGGTGCTCAGGCTAACCCCTATAGCCGTGGTTGCAGTGCCATCACTCAATGCCGTAGTTGa